From the Gouania willdenowi chromosome 19, fGouWil2.1, whole genome shotgun sequence genome, one window contains:
- the LOC114481080 gene encoding forkhead box protein J1.2-like, which produces MLRYLGSPVISGSDSTVGPLLSWYPCIPMQPIPLVEVDYKTNLKVKPPYSQASLICMAMQASKQPKITLSTIYKWITENFCYYTHAEPSWKNSIRHILSHNKCFRKVPKQKEEPGKGGFWQIDPEYADMFVNGIFKPKIRIQKRNKGFQGCQETVSTSAMKV; this is translated from the exons ATGCTTCGGTACCTCGGCAGCCCTGTCATTTCCGGCAGCGACTCCACCGTTGGTCCCCTGTTGTCCTGGTACCCTTGCATCCCAATGCAGCCTATCCCTCTGGTGGAGGTGGACTACAAGACCAACCTCAAAGTCAAACCACCTTATTcccaggcctctctcatctgcATGGCCATGCAGGCCAGCAAACAGCCCAAAATCACTTTGTCCACCATCTATAAGTGGATAACAGAGAACTTCTGCTACTACACACACGCAGAGCCCAGCTGGAAG AACTCTATTCGTCACATCTTGTCCCACAACAAGTGCTTCAGGAAGGTCCCTAAACAAAAAGAAGAGCCCGGGAAGGGTGGTTTCTGGCAGATTGACCCGGAGTATGCAGACATGTTTGTCAATGGCATCTTCAAACCCAAGATCAGAATACAGAAGAGGAACAAAGGTTTTCAGGGCTGTCAGGAAACTGTAAGCACTTCTGCTATGAAGGTGTGA
- the mbtd1 gene encoding MBT domain-containing protein 1 isoform X2, which translates to MEDTRDLAERTPRSERKRRDSFGMFDGYDSCSEESTSSSSSEDSEDEVVPSIPATLPIIKNNGQVYTYPDGKAGMATCEMCGMVGVRDAFYSKTKRFCSVSCSRSYSSNSKKASILARLQGKPPTKKAKVLQKQPLVAKLAAYAQYQASQQNQAKSKAVVHAESFDWGRYICSNNTMGAPVSCFKHAPMGTCWGDIAEGVRIEVPNSDTNLSTKVYWIAEIIKLAGFKALLRYEGFDNDTSKDFWSNLCIPEVHQVGWCASSGKPLVPPKSIQHKYSNWKAFLVKRLTGAKTLPPDFNTKVHENMQFPFKKLMRVEVVDKNYLCRTRVALVEQVIGGRLRLVYEESEDGSDDFWCHMQSPLIHNIGWSRSIGHRFKRSDIAKKSEGQVDAPALLFPKVKDVDQSVDWFKDGMKLEAIDPLNLSAICVATVRKVLADGYLMIGIDGSEAVDGSDWFCYHGTSPSIFPVGFCEINNIELTPPRGYTKLPFKWFDYLRETCSRAAPVKLFNKDVPNHGFRQGMKLEAVDLMEPRLVCVATVTRIVHRLLRIHFDGWEDEYDQWVDCESPDLYPVGWCQLTGYQLQPPAAQSNRDLSQSVPKQKKKVQQYKGQKKKSLLRMKEEAAEGDEFTFSQGTSDQESNGSGSYYIKQEP; encoded by the exons ATGGAAGATACACGGGATTTG GCTGAACGAACACCACGTTCAGAGCGGAAGCGGAGAGACTCATTTGGGATGTTCGATGGCTACGACAGCTGCAGCGAGGAGTCCACCAGCAGCTCCAGCTCAGAGGACAGCGAGGATGAGGTGGTGCCCTCTATCCCCGCCACGTTACCAATCATCAAGAACAATGGCCAAGTTTACACCTACCCTGATGGAAAGGCTGGAATGG CCACCTGTGAGATGTGTGGGATGGTCGGAGTTCGAGATGCTTTCTACTCCAAAACCAAGCGCTTCTGTAGCGTGTCCTGCTCGAGGAGTTACTCTTCAAACTCTAAAAAGGCAAGCATCCTTGCCAGATTGCAG ggcaaACCACCAACGAAAAAGGCAAAAGTCTTACAGAAACAGCCTCTTGTGGCAAAGTTGGCAGCTTACGCTCAGTATCAAGCAAGCCAACAAAACCAGGCCAAATCCAAAGCCG tggTCCACGCAGAGAGCTTTGACTGGGGGAGATATATTTGTAGCAATAACACAATGGGAGCTccagtcagctgcttcaaacac GCGCCAATGGGGACGTGCTGGGGAGACATAGCAGAAGGTGTGAGGATTGAAGTTCCCAACTCTGACACAAACCTCTCCACAAAGGTCTACTGGATCGCAGAAATCATTAAACTTGCAG GGTTCAAGGCTCTTCTACGGTATGAGGGCTTCGACAATGACACCAGTAAAGACTTCTGGAGTAATCTCTGCATCCCTGAGGTGCACCAGGTTGGATGGTGTGCATCTAGTGGCAAACCCCTGGTACCTCCTAAAA GCATACAGCATAAATACTCTAACTGGAAAGCCTTCCTTGTCAAGCGTCTCACTGGAGCGAAAACACTGCCACCTGACTTTAACACCAAG GTACACGAGAACATGCAGTTCCCCTTTAAGAAGCTGATGCGGGTGGAGGTGGTGGATAAGAACTACCTGTGCCGGACACGGGTGGCGCTGGTGGAGCAGGTGATCGGGGGTCGCCTCAGGCTGGTTTATGAGGAGAGCGAAGACGGCTCCGATGACTTTTGGTGCCACATGCAAAGCCCCCTCATCCACAACATCGGCTGGTCGCGGAGCATCGGACACCGCTTCAAACGCTCGG ATATTGCCAAGAAATCTGAGGGCCAAGTGGATGCTCCTGCACTGCTCTTCCCAAAG GTGAAAGACGTGGACCAGAGCGTTGATTGGTTCAAAGATGGGATGAAGTTGGAAGCCATCGATCCCCTCAACCTCTCAGCTATATGTGTAGCCACTGTAAGAAAG GTGTTGGCAGACGGATACCTCATGATCGGTATTGATGGTTCAGAGGCAGTGGATGGATCAGACTGGTTCTGCTATCACGGCACGTCCCCCTCAATCTTCCCTGTCGGCTTCTGTGAAATCAACAACATTGAACTCACGCCCCCCCGAG GGTACACTAAACTGCCATTTAAATGGTTCGACTACCTCAGAGAAACCTGCTCACGAGCTGCTCCTGTGAAGCTGTTCAATAAG GATGTTCCCAATCATGGTTTCCGGCAAGGCATGAAACTGGAGGCCGTGGATCTGATGGAGCCCCGGCTTGTGTGTGTAGCCACAGTAACGAGGATCGTGCACCGTCTGCTGAGGATCCACTTTGATGGCTGGGAGGACGAGTATGATCAGTGGGTGGACTGTGAGTCTCCTGACCTCTACCCTGTGGGCTGGTGTCAGCTGACTGGATACCagcttcaacctccagcagcACAGA GTAACAGAGACCTGTCCCAGTCGGTGCCcaagcagaagaagaaggtcCAGCAGTACAAAGGCCAAAAGAAAA
- the mbtd1 gene encoding MBT domain-containing protein 1 isoform X1: MEDTRDLAERTPRSERKRRDSFGMFDGYDSCSEESTSSSSSEDSEDEVVPSIPATLPIIKNNGQVYTYPDGKAGMATCEMCGMVGVRDAFYSKTKRFCSVSCSRSYSSNSKKASILARLQGKPPTKKAKVLQKQPLVAKLAAYAQYQASQQNQAKSKAVVHAESFDWGRYICSNNTMGAPVSCFKHAPMGTCWGDIAEGVRIEVPNSDTNLSTKVYWIAEIIKLAGFKALLRYEGFDNDTSKDFWSNLCIPEVHQVGWCASSGKPLVPPKSIQHKYSNWKAFLVKRLTGAKTLPPDFNTKVHENMQFPFKKLMRVEVVDKNYLCRTRVALVEQVIGGRLRLVYEESEDGSDDFWCHMQSPLIHNIGWSRSIGHRFKRSDIAKKSEGQVDAPALLFPKVKDVDQSVDWFKDGMKLEAIDPLNLSAICVATVRKVLADGYLMIGIDGSEAVDGSDWFCYHGTSPSIFPVGFCEINNIELTPPRGYTKLPFKWFDYLRETCSRAAPVKLFNKDVPNHGFRQGMKLEAVDLMEPRLVCVATVTRIVHRLLRIHFDGWEDEYDQWVDCESPDLYPVGWCQLTGYQLQPPAAQSNRDLSQSVPKQKKKVQQYKGQKKKRKIPVGRRPLSQSVRRRSSFSGDEEQSSPPYPAPQPHQNQSESLLRMKEEAAEGDEFTFSQGTSDQESNGSGSYYIKQEP, from the exons ATGGAAGATACACGGGATTTG GCTGAACGAACACCACGTTCAGAGCGGAAGCGGAGAGACTCATTTGGGATGTTCGATGGCTACGACAGCTGCAGCGAGGAGTCCACCAGCAGCTCCAGCTCAGAGGACAGCGAGGATGAGGTGGTGCCCTCTATCCCCGCCACGTTACCAATCATCAAGAACAATGGCCAAGTTTACACCTACCCTGATGGAAAGGCTGGAATGG CCACCTGTGAGATGTGTGGGATGGTCGGAGTTCGAGATGCTTTCTACTCCAAAACCAAGCGCTTCTGTAGCGTGTCCTGCTCGAGGAGTTACTCTTCAAACTCTAAAAAGGCAAGCATCCTTGCCAGATTGCAG ggcaaACCACCAACGAAAAAGGCAAAAGTCTTACAGAAACAGCCTCTTGTGGCAAAGTTGGCAGCTTACGCTCAGTATCAAGCAAGCCAACAAAACCAGGCCAAATCCAAAGCCG tggTCCACGCAGAGAGCTTTGACTGGGGGAGATATATTTGTAGCAATAACACAATGGGAGCTccagtcagctgcttcaaacac GCGCCAATGGGGACGTGCTGGGGAGACATAGCAGAAGGTGTGAGGATTGAAGTTCCCAACTCTGACACAAACCTCTCCACAAAGGTCTACTGGATCGCAGAAATCATTAAACTTGCAG GGTTCAAGGCTCTTCTACGGTATGAGGGCTTCGACAATGACACCAGTAAAGACTTCTGGAGTAATCTCTGCATCCCTGAGGTGCACCAGGTTGGATGGTGTGCATCTAGTGGCAAACCCCTGGTACCTCCTAAAA GCATACAGCATAAATACTCTAACTGGAAAGCCTTCCTTGTCAAGCGTCTCACTGGAGCGAAAACACTGCCACCTGACTTTAACACCAAG GTACACGAGAACATGCAGTTCCCCTTTAAGAAGCTGATGCGGGTGGAGGTGGTGGATAAGAACTACCTGTGCCGGACACGGGTGGCGCTGGTGGAGCAGGTGATCGGGGGTCGCCTCAGGCTGGTTTATGAGGAGAGCGAAGACGGCTCCGATGACTTTTGGTGCCACATGCAAAGCCCCCTCATCCACAACATCGGCTGGTCGCGGAGCATCGGACACCGCTTCAAACGCTCGG ATATTGCCAAGAAATCTGAGGGCCAAGTGGATGCTCCTGCACTGCTCTTCCCAAAG GTGAAAGACGTGGACCAGAGCGTTGATTGGTTCAAAGATGGGATGAAGTTGGAAGCCATCGATCCCCTCAACCTCTCAGCTATATGTGTAGCCACTGTAAGAAAG GTGTTGGCAGACGGATACCTCATGATCGGTATTGATGGTTCAGAGGCAGTGGATGGATCAGACTGGTTCTGCTATCACGGCACGTCCCCCTCAATCTTCCCTGTCGGCTTCTGTGAAATCAACAACATTGAACTCACGCCCCCCCGAG GGTACACTAAACTGCCATTTAAATGGTTCGACTACCTCAGAGAAACCTGCTCACGAGCTGCTCCTGTGAAGCTGTTCAATAAG GATGTTCCCAATCATGGTTTCCGGCAAGGCATGAAACTGGAGGCCGTGGATCTGATGGAGCCCCGGCTTGTGTGTGTAGCCACAGTAACGAGGATCGTGCACCGTCTGCTGAGGATCCACTTTGATGGCTGGGAGGACGAGTATGATCAGTGGGTGGACTGTGAGTCTCCTGACCTCTACCCTGTGGGCTGGTGTCAGCTGACTGGATACCagcttcaacctccagcagcACAGA GTAACAGAGACCTGTCCCAGTCGGTGCCcaagcagaagaagaaggtcCAGCAGTACAAAGGCCAAAAGAAAA AGAGGAAGATTCCGGTTGGTCGACGGCCcctcagtcagtcagtcaggaggaggagcagctTCTCAGGGGACGAAGAGCAGAGTTCGCCCCCTTACCCCGCCCCCCAGCCCCACCAAAACCAATCAG
- the LOC114481887 gene encoding forkhead box protein J1-B-like: MSAVIKLKHLQSQTRMPVLPMPRAKRFKADRLEMYPENQIQGSTPAPIDDSLTSLDWLQNFSIFSSDPEGPSGPGCPSSQEKLFLRRLGTDFPSSPAAGDTAATGMLGYLGSPVTSGSDSTVGPLLSWYPCIPMQPIPLVEVDYKTNLKVKPPYSQASLICMAMQASKQPKITLSTIYKWITENFCYYTHAEPSWKNSIRHILSHNKCFRKVPKQKDEPGKGGFWQIDPEYADMFVNGIFKPKIRIQKRNKGFQGCQETPLLSKNNRSTTKSTKTPLLATKPDSMRRDILAAALDDVLWAEVTVDTVTVPPTFGFGLSEDITATCDHPPPTTLTVL, encoded by the exons atgtcagcAGTGATCAAG TTGAAGCATCTTCAGTCTCAAACCAGGATGCCGGTCTTGCCAATGCCTCGAGCCAAAAGGTTTAAGGCGGACAGGTTGGAGATGTACCCGGAGAATCAGATCCAAGGGTCCACACCTGCCCCCATTGATGACAGCCTGACCAGCCTCGACTGGCTCCAGAACTTCTCCATCTTCAGCTCAGACCCGGAGGGGCCCAGCGGCCCCGGGTGTCCCTCCTCCCAGGAGAAGCTCTTCCTCAGACGCCTTGGCACTGACTTTCCGTCCAGCCCCGCCGCAGGAGACACCGCAGCCACCGGGATGCTTGGGTACCTCGGCAGCCCTGTCACTTCTGGCAGCGACTCCACCGTTGGTCCCCTGTTGTCCTGGTACCCTTGCATCCCAATGCAGCCTATCCCTCTGGTGGAGGTGGACTACAAGACCAACCTCAAAGTCAAACCACCTTATTcccaggcctctctcatctgcATGGCCATGCAGGCCAGCAAACAGCCCAAAATCACTTTGTCCACCATCTATAAGTGGATAACAGAGAACTTCTGCTACTACACACACGCAGAGCCCAGCTGGAAG AACTCTATTCGTCACATCTTGTCCCACAACAAGTGCTTCAGGAAGGTCCCTAAACAAAAAGACGAGCCCGGGAAGGGTGGTTTCTGGCAGATTGACCCGGAGTATGCAGACATGTTTGTCAATGGCATCTTCAAACCCAAGATCAGAATACAGAAGAGGAACAAAGGTTTTCAGGGCTGTCAGGAAACT CCCCTGTTgtccaaaaacaacagaagtaCCACCAAGTCTACAAAGACACCGCTGTTAGCCACTAAACCAGACTCCATGAGGAGAGACATTCTTGCAGCAGCGTTGGATGATGTTCTCTGGGCAGAGGTCACAGTGGACACAGTGACCGTACCCCCAACCTTTGGCTTTGGTCTGAGTGAGGACATCACAGCTACATGTGACCATCCACCACCAACAACACTGACTGTCCTATAA